The following are from one region of the Gloeomargarita lithophora Alchichica-D10 genome:
- the mltA gene encoding murein transglycosylase A, producing MKKIVLGMGLWFMLTTTVGAQGTLVPLTAAQVAQLGWPDDGSSKELEQAIQRSLTYYQQVHPATRFTYGLEQYSPQQMRASLHLFQRVMRLPPDQRRQELVAKFSIFASRNHQGAAFFTGYYQPEIGARDQPQGMWHTPVHGYPGATQASRTEIRNGALAGRAPVLAYVDPIEHFFLQVQGSGMLIFPNGRRQWVGFAGHNNQPYRSIGKLLVNEGVLTPETVSMPAIKTYLRQNPQEIQRVFAHNPRYVFFAPRAQAPGGSLGQPLTAGRSLAMDSDLIPKGGLAFVQTTYPTTPQSWAPLNRFMLVQDTGSAIQGQGRGDIFWGQGATAELRAGLMKQPGQLWLLVAKKSAL from the coding sequence ATGAAAAAAATTGTCCTGGGAATGGGTTTGTGGTTTATGTTGACAACAACCGTGGGGGCGCAAGGCACGCTAGTCCCCCTGACGGCGGCGCAGGTTGCCCAACTGGGGTGGCCGGATGATGGCAGTTCCAAGGAATTAGAGCAGGCAATTCAACGCTCTTTGACCTATTACCAACAGGTGCATCCTGCGACCCGATTTACCTACGGTTTAGAACAATACAGCCCCCAACAAATGCGGGCTTCTCTGCATTTATTCCAACGGGTGATGCGGCTTCCCCCTGACCAGCGCCGACAGGAATTAGTAGCAAAATTTTCCATTTTTGCCAGCCGTAATCATCAAGGAGCGGCCTTTTTCACGGGTTATTACCAACCGGAGATTGGCGCCCGTGACCAACCCCAAGGGATGTGGCATACCCCCGTGCATGGTTATCCCGGTGCTACCCAGGCCAGCCGCACGGAAATTCGCAATGGGGCACTGGCGGGGCGGGCACCCGTACTGGCTTATGTTGACCCGATTGAACACTTTTTTTTGCAGGTGCAGGGTTCGGGAATGTTGATTTTTCCCAACGGACGCAGGCAATGGGTGGGCTTTGCGGGACATAATAACCAACCCTATCGTTCCATTGGTAAATTGTTAGTGAATGAGGGTGTTTTGACTCCAGAAACTGTTTCCATGCCCGCCATCAAAACCTATCTGCGCCAAAATCCCCAGGAAATTCAACGGGTATTTGCCCACAACCCCCGCTATGTATTTTTTGCCCCCCGTGCCCAGGCTCCGGGCGGCTCCCTCGGTCAACCCCTGACGGCGGGGCGTTCCCTGGCGATGGATAGCGATTTAATTCCCAAGGGGGGGCTGGCGTTTGTCCAGACAACGTACCCTACCACGCCCCAATCCTGGGCACCATTAAACCGGTTTATGCTCGTCCAAGATACGGGCAGTGCGATTCAAGGCCAGGGGCGGGGGGATATTTTTTGGGGGCAGGGGGCAACGGCGGAATTGCGCGCCGGTTTGATGAAACAACCGGGGCAGTTGTGGCTGTTGGTGGCCAAAAAATCGGCCCTTTAG
- a CDS encoding phosphoribosyltransferase has protein sequence MPPQDYFITWEQYHHQIEQLAQTIHDSQWQFDQILAIARGGLRVGDILSRIFQKPLAILSAQSYVEKQQNTLRIATQITMTQTHLSPRLLVVDDMVDSGQTLAQIVRHLWQNNTQIQELKTAVIWVKKHTQFQPDYFVEHLLRNPWIHQPFERYDHWEF, from the coding sequence ATGCCACCCCAAGATTATTTCATTACCTGGGAACAATATCATCACCAAATCGAACAACTTGCCCAAACGATTCACGATTCCCAATGGCAATTTGACCAAATTCTGGCTATTGCCCGGGGGGGGTTACGGGTCGGGGATATATTATCACGCATATTTCAAAAACCCTTAGCCATTCTCAGTGCCCAGTCCTACGTTGAAAAACAGCAAAATACGCTACGGATTGCCACCCAAATTACCATGACGCAAACGCATCTCAGCCCGCGGCTTTTAGTTGTGGATGATATGGTGGATTCTGGGCAGACTTTGGCGCAAATCGTGCGTCATTTATGGCAAAACAATACCCAAATTCAAGAACTAAAAACCGCCGTGATTTGGGTCAAAAAACATACCCAGTTTCAACCGGATTATTTTGTAGAACATTTACTCCGCAATCCTTGGATTCATCAACCCTTTGAACGCTATGACCACTGGGAATTTTAG
- the bioB gene encoding biotin synthase BioB, producing the protein MVTQVGGCRWDWQIAQVQAIYEQPLLDLIHQAATVHRQYHPPAEIQVCKLVSIKTGGCVEDCGYCAQSAHHDTGIAPQPLMAVDEVLAVAQRAQAQGVSRVCLGAAWREVRPGKQFDQVLDMIRQITALGLEVCCTLGMLTSEQAERLDEAGLYAYNHNLDTSRSYYPQVIRTRSYDDRLHTLAQVRQTPMTVCCGGILGLGETHGDRMELLTTLANLQPHPESVPINILSQVAGTPLAGQNPVPIWDVLRVVATARILMPKSDLRLAAGRAKLSPTEQALCFLAGVNSIFSSDDGQMLTRTTPCPDYHQDQELLNQLGLMPRPARSRV; encoded by the coding sequence ATGGTGACTCAGGTTGGGGGATGTCGGTGGGATTGGCAAATTGCCCAAGTGCAAGCCATTTATGAACAACCGCTGTTGGATTTAATCCACCAGGCCGCCACCGTCCATCGCCAATACCATCCCCCTGCGGAAATCCAGGTGTGTAAATTGGTTTCCATCAAAACCGGGGGCTGTGTGGAAGATTGCGGCTATTGCGCCCAATCCGCCCACCACGACACCGGCATTGCCCCCCAGCCGCTGATGGCGGTGGATGAGGTTTTGGCGGTTGCCCAGCGTGCCCAAGCCCAGGGGGTGAGTCGGGTCTGTTTGGGAGCCGCTTGGCGTGAAGTCCGACCGGGGAAACAATTTGACCAGGTATTGGACATGATTCGCCAGATTACCGCCCTGGGGTTAGAAGTATGTTGTACATTAGGAATGCTAACTTCGGAACAGGCTGAACGCTTGGACGAGGCGGGTTTATACGCCTATAACCATAACTTGGACACCTCCCGCAGTTATTATCCGCAAGTGATCCGCACCCGCAGTTATGATGACCGTCTGCATACCCTGGCTCAGGTGCGCCAAACGCCGATGACCGTGTGTTGTGGTGGGATTTTGGGTTTGGGGGAAACCCACGGCGACCGGATGGAGTTATTAACCACCCTGGCGAACCTGCAACCCCACCCGGAATCCGTACCCATCAACATTCTTTCCCAGGTGGCGGGCACTCCCTTGGCCGGACAAAACCCTGTCCCCATCTGGGATGTGCTGCGGGTTGTGGCTACTGCCCGTATCCTGATGCCCAAGAGTGATCTGCGATTGGCCGCTGGGCGAGCCAAACTAAGTCCCACGGAGCAAGCCCTTTGTTTTTTGGCGGGGGTAAATTCGATTTTTTCCAGCGATGATGGGCAAATGCTTACCCGCACCACTCCCTGCCCAGATTATCACCAGGATCAGGAATTGCTCAATCAACTGGGGCTGATGCCCCGCCCCGCCCGGTCGAGGGTTTAG
- a CDS encoding serine/threonine-protein kinase, producing the protein MADDAPIWLTQVCPWQATVWQRALASQNVSVQWQSEGDWQRVWTDNPRLWLLDVAVTAQDLAIYCEWWQGHCAHIPLGLLDSRQRQVPESQQIQAQQWGALGVLPGFDREHLTRSVAANLRQVLAWLGVGELDKARLVPVLVALPELALEAPAPVTHKQESRPNLAPPTPQPTTNSPISPVTAHPPVAKGVRRYRGVEVSPPSQEPLSPSSQPGVRYRGVEVAPTSRELVKPPSQTGVRYRGVDMPPTAPAVSPPPVEIPAVRSEALKPPPPPKPCLGGRYQILYPLGVGGFCQTLLALDMQRPGHPQCVVKQLRPSQEDAQHLAIARRLFRAEAETLEKLGQHPQIPRLLAYFEQEEQFYLVQEYIQGNLLHEKLIPGQALPEQEVVQMLWELLEILRFVHGQGVIHRDIKPTNIIRRQEDNQLVLIDFGAVKTIGQTMTAARTVAVGTQGYAPLEQCLGQPVWGSDLYALGMVAIQALTGQAPQILTVDGKTGEWQWRPGWVSAPFANILTKLVRRDWMHRYRTTGEVMEALHPLTDWLR; encoded by the coding sequence ATGGCAGATGATGCACCCATTTGGTTGACGCAGGTTTGTCCCTGGCAGGCTACGGTTTGGCAACGGGCTTTGGCTTCGCAAAATGTGTCAGTGCAATGGCAGTCCGAGGGGGATTGGCAGAGGGTATGGACTGATAACCCCCGCCTGTGGTTGTTGGATGTGGCGGTCACGGCGCAGGATTTAGCCATTTATTGTGAATGGTGGCAGGGTCATTGTGCCCATATTCCTTTGGGGTTGCTGGATTCCCGACAGAGGCAGGTGCCGGAGTCGCAACAAATCCAGGCGCAACAGTGGGGGGCGTTGGGGGTACTGCCCGGTTTTGACCGGGAGCATCTCACCCGCTCGGTAGCGGCCAATTTGCGGCAGGTCTTGGCCTGGTTGGGGGTGGGGGAATTGGATAAAGCCCGCCTGGTGCCGGTGTTGGTGGCCTTACCGGAACTGGCTCTGGAGGCACCCGCCCCGGTGACCCACAAGCAGGAATCTCGTCCCAATCTGGCACCCCCAACCCCCCAACCCACGACCAACTCGCCAATATCCCCGGTGACTGCTCATCCTCCGGTGGCCAAAGGGGTGCGCCGGTATCGGGGGGTAGAGGTGTCCCCCCCCAGTCAGGAACCGCTATCACCGTCCTCCCAACCGGGTGTGCGTTACCGGGGGGTTGAAGTTGCACCGACCAGCCGGGAATTGGTCAAACCACCATCCCAGACCGGCGTGCGTTATCGGGGGGTGGATATGCCGCCGACTGCACCCGCCGTATCCCCCCCGCCGGTGGAAATCCCTGCTGTCCGGTCAGAGGCATTGAAACCACCCCCCCCGCCCAAACCCTGCCTGGGAGGGCGTTACCAAATCCTCTATCCCTTGGGGGTGGGGGGCTTTTGCCAAACCCTGTTGGCCTTGGATATGCAACGTCCCGGCCATCCCCAATGTGTGGTCAAACAACTCCGCCCCAGCCAGGAGGATGCCCAACATCTGGCGATTGCCCGCCGGTTGTTTCGTGCAGAGGCGGAAACCCTGGAAAAGTTGGGACAACATCCCCAAATTCCCCGTTTGTTGGCCTATTTCGAGCAGGAAGAGCAGTTTTATCTGGTGCAGGAGTATATCCAGGGGAATTTACTGCACGAAAAGCTGATCCCCGGCCAAGCCCTCCCGGAGCAGGAAGTGGTGCAGATGTTGTGGGAATTGCTGGAAATTTTAAGATTTGTGCATGGGCAAGGGGTGATTCACCGGGATATTAAACCCACGAATATCATCCGCCGTCAAGAGGATAACCAGCTGGTCTTGATTGATTTTGGGGCGGTGAAAACCATTGGTCAAACAATGACGGCGGCGCGCACGGTGGCGGTGGGTACCCAGGGCTATGCCCCCCTCGAACAATGCCTGGGGCAACCGGTGTGGGGCAGTGACCTCTACGCCCTGGGGATGGTCGCCATCCAAGCCTTGACCGGCCAAGCTCCCCAAATCCTCACGGTGGATGGGAAAACCGGGGAATGGCAATGGCGACCCGGATGGGTGAGTGCCCCCTTTGCCAATATTCTGACCAAGCTGGTGCGGCGGGACTGGATGCACCGTTATCGCACCACGGGGGAAGTGATGGAAGCCCTGCACCCCCTCACGGATTGGTTGCGTTAG
- a CDS encoding glyoxalase-like domain protein produces MVLLLVGYGTALWLFLRGAPKIYTVMASDLELARWLYEEDLGLERAEVPLHYYYNYEQALGLTDPLMSTQRLGKTAPAGFWYQLRKNTQLHLIGGARPAEQGWVRLVCFDRDCLDWLLLRGQMRALPTKILQERPLRYLLRGSEGQTLEFVEVARVNPPARLPIG; encoded by the coding sequence ATGGTGCTTCTCTTGGTGGGGTACGGCACCGCCCTGTGGCTGTTTTTGCGGGGTGCCCCCAAAATCTACACGGTGATGGCCTCCGATCTGGAACTGGCTCGCTGGCTCTATGAAGAAGATTTGGGCTTGGAACGGGCGGAAGTGCCATTACATTATTATTACAACTACGAACAGGCATTGGGGCTAACTGACCCGTTAATGTCCACCCAACGCCTGGGGAAGACCGCCCCCGCCGGTTTTTGGTACCAACTACGCAAAAACACCCAGTTGCATCTCATCGGCGGTGCCAGACCCGCCGAGCAGGGCTGGGTACGGCTGGTGTGTTTTGACCGGGATTGTTTGGACTGGTTGCTCCTGCGGGGGCAAATGCGCGCCCTGCCTACCAAAATTTTGCAGGAGCGTCCCTTGCGCTATCTCCTGCGGGGCAGTGAGGGGCAGACCCTAGAGTTTGTGGAAGTGGCACGGGTGAACCCCCCCGCCCGTCTGCCCATCGGATAA
- a CDS encoding pentapeptide repeat-containing protein, giving the protein MKTAVWGTILVGAGLMGVHPTLAANPEHLQQLTSTNQCPKCDLSGADLRGMVLPGANLGNANLKGANLAGANLEGAKLFNADISEANLGNANLKQADLGNANLTKSVLIRANLDRANLNGAKLSHTDFSEANLRQASLSLVNLEKANLADVNLTGADLTSSILTGVNLSQSRLQNAVLNGANLDQADLTDARMEGAKLRGASLVGATLPRVRLSRADLAGAKLGGTNLREADLSHADLTGVDLTASRLDRVNLSQATLEGAKLKKVSLVTANLPSTNLIQADLSNSDLRGANISRSRLQDANLSGSNLSVVNLTNTNLTGANLAGADLTGAQVRQAIMGNTNLNGTVGLDKMVGRAQNP; this is encoded by the coding sequence ATGAAAACAGCCGTGTGGGGAACGATCTTGGTTGGGGCGGGGTTGATGGGTGTGCATCCGACCCTGGCCGCCAATCCAGAACACTTGCAACAGTTGACCAGCACCAATCAGTGCCCCAAGTGTGATTTATCGGGGGCGGACTTGCGGGGGATGGTATTGCCGGGGGCGAATTTGGGCAATGCCAATCTGAAAGGTGCCAATTTAGCGGGGGCAAATTTAGAGGGGGCGAAGCTGTTTAATGCGGATATTAGTGAGGCCAATTTAGGGAATGCTAACTTAAAACAAGCGGATTTGGGAAATGCCAATCTGACCAAAAGTGTTTTAATTCGAGCTAATTTAGACCGGGCTAATTTGAATGGTGCTAAATTATCACACACGGATTTCAGTGAAGCGAATTTGCGTCAGGCTTCCCTCAGTTTGGTGAATTTGGAAAAAGCCAATTTAGCCGATGTGAATCTAACGGGAGCCGATTTAACCAGTTCGATTTTGACGGGCGTAAATCTGTCCCAATCCCGTCTGCAAAATGCGGTTTTGAATGGTGCAAATCTGGATCAAGCGGATTTGACCGATGCTCGCATGGAGGGGGCAAAATTGCGGGGAGCGAGTTTGGTGGGGGCGACTTTACCACGGGTGCGCTTGAGTCGGGCGGATTTAGCGGGGGCGAAATTGGGGGGCACCAACCTGCGGGAGGCGGATTTGAGCCATGCGGATTTGACCGGGGTAGATTTGACCGCATCCCGGTTGGATCGGGTGAATTTGTCCCAGGCTACCTTGGAGGGGGCGAAGTTGAAAAAAGTCAGTTTGGTGACCGCCAATTTACCTTCAACAAACCTAATTCAAGCGGATTTAAGTAATAGTGATTTGCGAGGGGCGAATATTTCCCGTTCTCGGTTACAGGATGCCAATCTCAGCGGCAGTAATTTGAGTGTGGTGAATTTAACCAATACCAATCTCACGGGGGCGAATTTGGCGGGAGCCGATCTGACCGGGGCACAGGTGCGCCAGGCGATCATGGGTAACACCAACCTCAACGGTACGGTGGGTTTGGATAAGATGGTGGGCAGGGCGCAAAATCCTTAG
- the ilvD gene encoding dihydroxy-acid dehydratase — MDNSRPSQAITSGVQRSPNRAMLRAVGFSDGDFDKPIVGIANAYSTITPCNAGINDLALQAEVATRQAGAMPQLFGTITISDGISMGTEGMKCSLVSREVIADAIETVCLGQSLDGILAIGGCDKNIPGALMAMARLNIPAIFVYGGTIKPGHYQGQDLTIVSAFEAVGAYSAGKLSETDLLEIERRACPGVGACGGMYTANTMSSIAEVLGLSLMYSSTMAAEDGEKLDSTAESAKVLVEAIRGQILPRQLITRQSLENAIAVLMAVGGSTNAVLHLLAIAQAAEVPLTLDDFAPMRERVPVLCDLKPSGRYVTVDFHRAGGIPQVMKILLNHGVLHGDCRTITGRTWAEQLAQVPDTPPADQAVIRPWENPVYPQGHLAILRGNLATDGAVAKISGIKHSQITGPARVFDSEEACLSAILAGTIQAGDVVVIRYEGPKGGPGMREMLSPTSAIIGAGLGDKVGLITDGRFSGGTYGLVVGHVAPEAAVGGTIALVQAGDLITIDAQERRLHLHISDAELGQRRAQWQSPTPRYTRGVLAKYAKLVSSSHLGAVTDLDLNC, encoded by the coding sequence ATGGACAATTCCCGTCCCAGCCAAGCCATCACCAGCGGGGTTCAACGTTCCCCTAACCGAGCCATGTTGCGGGCGGTAGGGTTCAGCGATGGGGATTTTGATAAACCCATTGTGGGAATTGCCAACGCCTACAGCACCATTACTCCCTGTAATGCAGGTATCAATGATTTAGCATTACAAGCGGAAGTTGCCACACGTCAAGCGGGAGCGATGCCCCAGCTATTTGGCACGATTACCATTAGTGATGGCATTTCCATGGGTACCGAAGGGATGAAATGTTCCCTGGTTTCCAGAGAGGTGATTGCCGATGCTATTGAAACCGTTTGTCTCGGCCAAAGTCTCGATGGCATATTGGCGATTGGGGGTTGTGACAAGAATATTCCTGGTGCTTTGATGGCGATGGCACGGTTAAATATACCGGCAATTTTTGTCTATGGGGGCACGATTAAACCGGGGCATTATCAGGGACAAGATTTAACGATTGTCAGTGCATTTGAAGCGGTGGGAGCCTATAGTGCCGGTAAATTAAGCGAAACGGATTTACTCGAAATTGAACGGCGGGCTTGTCCGGGGGTGGGTGCCTGCGGTGGAATGTACACTGCTAATACAATGTCTTCTATCGCTGAAGTATTGGGTTTAAGTTTAATGTATTCTTCCACGATGGCCGCCGAGGATGGGGAAAAACTTGACAGCACCGCCGAGTCAGCCAAGGTGTTGGTGGAGGCGATTCGTGGGCAGATTTTACCCCGGCAGTTGATTACCCGCCAATCACTGGAAAATGCGATAGCGGTGCTGATGGCAGTGGGTGGCTCGACCAATGCCGTACTGCATTTGTTAGCTATTGCCCAAGCCGCTGAGGTGCCATTAACTTTGGATGATTTTGCCCCGATGCGCGAGCGGGTGCCGGTGCTGTGCGATTTGAAACCGTCTGGGCGGTATGTGACGGTGGATTTTCACCGGGCGGGGGGGATTCCCCAGGTGATGAAAATTTTGCTGAATCACGGGGTTTTGCACGGGGATTGTCGGACGATTACCGGGCGGACGTGGGCAGAACAGTTGGCGCAGGTGCCGGATACGCCCCCCGCAGACCAGGCGGTGATTCGTCCCTGGGAAAACCCGGTCTATCCCCAGGGGCATTTGGCGATTTTGCGGGGTAATTTGGCAACGGATGGGGCGGTGGCAAAAATTTCGGGAATTAAACACAGTCAAATTACGGGGCCAGCGCGGGTATTTGATTCGGAAGAAGCCTGTTTATCGGCAATCTTGGCCGGTACAATCCAGGCGGGGGATGTGGTGGTAATTCGTTATGAGGGGCCGAAGGGCGGGCCAGGGATGCGGGAAATGTTGTCCCCGACTTCAGCGATTATCGGGGCGGGTTTGGGGGACAAGGTGGGACTCATTACCGATGGGCGGTTTTCCGGCGGTACCTATGGGTTGGTGGTGGGTCATGTCGCCCCGGAAGCGGCGGTGGGGGGCACGATTGCCCTGGTGCAGGCGGGGGATTTGATCACGATTGATGCCCAGGAACGGCGGTTGCATTTGCATATCAGTGATGCCGAATTGGGCCAACGGCGGGCGCAATGGCAGTCCCCCACTCCCCGTTACACCCGTGGGGTTTTGGCAAAATATGCCAAATTGGTTTCCAGCAGTCATTTGGGGGCGGTGACGGATTTAGATTTGAATTGTTAA
- a CDS encoding bifunctional cobalt-precorrin-7 (C(5))-methyltransferase/cobalt-precorrin-6B (C(15))-methyltransferase: protein MSAIIHVVGIGLDGRTLVSADAEIALAEAQILCGSPRHLAHFSEHSALQIPWEDLHQGITVLKHHLTQGYKRIVLLASGDPLFFGIGRLLLSHFAPEILRFYPQVSAVQLAFSRLKIPWQSAQIISIHGRSWENLIPPLKQGVATIAIFTDPMNNVAIIAQVIQELKLPISYQIWVCEWLGSPQEKVQLFSLDEALNYANNSLNIVVLMREPSQLSNPNSLPVLGLSDAVFNGFPDQPGLMTKKEIRSLILGELNLQDGQTIWDVGAGTGTVAIEMARLLPKSAVYAIEKKSIGVQLIHQNCQQLGVKNVNVIAGVAPEIFAELPNPDRVFIGGSGGNLTAILSTLSARLTPGGILVLALATQEHQAMILTWAKQQHWPYHALDVRLSRSLAVGDLTRWHPLNPITLMQLTKPAG, encoded by the coding sequence TTGAGCGCAATTATTCATGTGGTTGGCATCGGTTTAGATGGTCGGACATTGGTAAGTGCTGATGCGGAAATCGCCCTGGCCGAGGCGCAAATTTTATGCGGTTCCCCCCGTCATTTAGCGCATTTTTCTGAACATTCTGCACTGCAAATCCCTTGGGAAGATTTGCACCAGGGAATTACCGTGCTGAAGCATCATTTAACCCAAGGATATAAGCGAATTGTCCTGTTAGCATCCGGTGACCCCTTATTTTTTGGTATTGGCCGGTTATTGCTCAGCCATTTTGCCCCAGAAATACTCCGGTTTTATCCCCAGGTGAGTGCGGTACAATTGGCCTTTAGTCGCTTAAAAATTCCCTGGCAGTCTGCCCAAATCATTAGCATTCATGGCCGGTCGTGGGAAAATTTAATTCCACCGCTGAAACAAGGGGTGGCCACAATCGCAATTTTTACTGATCCCATGAATAATGTAGCTATCATTGCCCAGGTAATTCAGGAATTAAAATTACCGATTTCCTATCAAATCTGGGTTTGTGAATGGTTGGGTAGTCCCCAGGAAAAGGTGCAATTATTCTCCCTAGATGAAGCTCTAAACTACGCCAATAATTCCTTAAATATTGTCGTTTTAATGCGAGAGCCATCCCAATTATCTAACCCAAATTCTTTGCCGGTATTGGGATTATCCGATGCGGTATTTAATGGCTTTCCTGACCAACCGGGATTGATGACCAAAAAGGAGATTCGCAGTTTAATTTTAGGAGAATTAAACCTTCAGGATGGGCAAACCATTTGGGATGTGGGGGCGGGCACGGGGACGGTGGCGATTGAAATGGCACGTCTATTACCAAAAAGTGCGGTTTATGCCATTGAAAAGAAGTCCATCGGTGTGCAATTAATTCACCAAAATTGTCAGCAACTGGGGGTAAAAAACGTCAATGTTATCGCCGGAGTTGCCCCGGAAATTTTTGCCGAATTACCCAACCCCGACCGGGTATTTATCGGGGGCAGTGGCGGCAATTTAACAGCAATTTTAAGCACCTTATCCGCCCGTTTAACCCCAGGCGGCATCCTGGTACTGGCCCTCGCCACCCAGGAACATCAGGCCATGATATTAACTTGGGCAAAACAACAACATTGGCCTTATCACGCCCTAGATGTACGCTTGTCCCGTTCCCTCGCCGTGGGGGATTTGACCCGCTGGCATCCCCTCAATCCGATTACTTTAATGCAACTCACCAAGCCCGCTGGCTAA
- a CDS encoding tetratricopeptide repeat protein has product MAHINPKLFPSRQTQTKSVEAVHLQADNFYHQGLKKVEQGDFGGAIQFFSQALQCHPQYGAAYYQRGLARFYTYDYSGAQADFDQALTLQPEAAVIHYHRGLARYRLGDRQGAIGDYTKALRLQPDLADAYYNRSIVRRREGDFQGALADHAQALKLNPNYTHIHGTAHALAHNSAGQFYQKGLGQAELKNWSGAIEAYNQCLRVKPDFAQAYFQRGLARQAVADVRGASADYTRALLLDPKLTQVYYHRGEARAALGDRRGAMEDFNRVQPEPRPWVPPVTEPPAAAERYFQTALVQIREGKTDQAVASLTQALRIFPQHGEAYFRRGWLRFYQGDNRGALEDYHQALRCLPRRADIYYQRGLTRYRLGDRQGAVQDYSQAIELQPDLADAYYNRSIARRRMGQYTEAVNDHNQALRLNPNFAYIHGTALNPTSQDAQDFYEVGNSKAHKGDLRGAIADYNQALRLDPNFALAYYQRGLLRYELRDQRGAIGDIRRALELDPTLEIPDFMLPRG; this is encoded by the coding sequence ATGGCACACATTAACCCCAAACTTTTCCCATCTCGGCAGACGCAGACCAAATCCGTGGAGGCCGTGCATCTCCAGGCGGATAATTTTTACCATCAAGGCTTGAAAAAGGTGGAACAGGGGGATTTTGGGGGAGCGATTCAGTTTTTTAGTCAGGCGTTGCAGTGCCATCCCCAGTACGGAGCGGCCTATTATCAGCGGGGGCTGGCTCGGTTTTATACCTACGATTACAGCGGGGCGCAGGCGGATTTTGACCAGGCACTAACCCTACAGCCGGAAGCGGCGGTGATCCACTACCACCGGGGACTGGCTCGCTATCGCTTGGGCGACCGCCAGGGGGCGATTGGGGACTATACCAAAGCCCTGCGTCTGCAACCGGATTTGGCGGATGCTTATTACAATCGCAGTATTGTCCGTCGCAGGGAAGGGGACTTTCAAGGGGCATTGGCGGATCATGCCCAGGCGTTGAAATTGAATCCCAATTACACCCACATCCACGGCACGGCGCACGCCCTAGCCCACAATAGTGCGGGGCAGTTTTATCAAAAGGGGTTGGGGCAAGCGGAGTTGAAAAACTGGTCGGGGGCGATTGAGGCGTACAATCAATGTCTGCGGGTGAAACCGGATTTTGCCCAAGCCTATTTTCAGCGGGGGTTGGCACGGCAGGCGGTGGCGGATGTGCGGGGGGCGAGCGCAGATTACACCCGGGCGTTGTTGCTGGACCCGAAATTGACCCAGGTGTACTACCATCGGGGCGAGGCGCGGGCGGCTCTGGGGGATCGGCGGGGGGCGATGGAGGATTTTAACCGGGTGCAACCGGAACCCCGCCCTTGGGTACCGCCAGTTACGGAACCCCCGGCGGCGGCGGAACGCTATTTCCAGACGGCGTTAGTCCAAATTCGGGAGGGAAAAACCGACCAAGCGGTTGCCAGTTTGACCCAGGCACTGCGGATTTTTCCCCAACACGGGGAAGCCTATTTCCGGCGGGGCTGGTTGCGGTTTTATCAGGGGGACAATCGGGGCGCATTGGAGGACTACCACCAGGCATTGCGGTGCCTGCCCCGGCGGGCGGACATCTATTACCAACGGGGTTTGACCCGCTACCGGTTGGGGGATCGGCAGGGGGCGGTGCAGGACTATAGCCAGGCGATTGAATTGCAACCGGATTTGGCGGATGCTTATTACAACCGCAGTATTGCTCGGCGGCGCATGGGTCAGTACACCGAGGCGGTCAACGACCACAATCAGGCCTTACGCTTAAATCCGAATTTTGCTTACATCCACGGCACGGCCTTAAATCCGACCAGTCAGGATGCCCAGGATTTTTATGAGGTGGGCAATAGTAAAGCGCACAAAGGGGATTTGCGGGGAGCCATTGCGGACTACAATCAAGCCCTCCGGCTCGACCCGAATTTTGCCTTGGCCTATTACCAGCGGGGCTTACTGCGCTACGAATTACGGGATCAACGGGGGGCGATTGGGGATATTCGGCGGGCGTTGGAACTTGATCCGACTTTAGAAATTCCTGATTTTATGTTGCCCCGGGGGTAA